In Harpia harpyja isolate bHarHar1 chromosome Z, bHarHar1 primary haplotype, whole genome shotgun sequence, a single window of DNA contains:
- the LOC128137806 gene encoding semaphorin-3F-like isoform X2 translates to MPVVGVLLWATLLTLGWRAAHAKDHGFATPRVQLSFKELKATGTAHFFNFLLNSSDYRILLKDEDHDRMYVGSKDYVLSLDLHDINREPLIIHWPASQQRIEECILSGKNSNGECGNFIRLIQPWNRTHLYVCGTGAYNPICAFVNRGRKAQDYIFYLEPDKLESGKGKCSYDPKVDTVSALINEELYAGVYIDFMGTDAAIFRTMGKQTAMRTDQYNSRWLNDPAFVRAQLIPDSSERNDDKLYFFFREKSADAPLSPGVYSRIGRICLNDDGGHCCLVNKWSTFLKARLVCSVPGPDGIETHFDELQDVFIQQTQDTKNPIIYAVFSASGSVFKGSAVCVYSMADIRMVFNGPFAHKEGPNYQWMPYTGKMPYPRPGTCPGGTFTPSMKSTKDYPDEVINFMRAHPLMYHAVYPTHRQPLVVRTNVNYRFTTVAVDQVDAADGRYEVLFLGTDRGTVQKVIVLPRDDMETEELMLEEIEVFKVPAPIKTMTISSKRQQLYVSSAVGVTHLALHRCDVYGEACADCCLARDPYCAWDGNACTRYSASSKRRSRRQDVRHGNPIRQCRGYNSNANKNAVEAVQYGVEGSTAFLECQPRSPQASIKWLLQKDNSDRRKELRVEGRVLRTEQGLLLRALQLADSGLYSCTATENNFKHTVTKVQLRVLSSRAVHAVLVQAETPPGLPGAPTPRYQDLLQLLTQPEMGLLDQYCQGYWRHTAASPPQPLAGLKAKEQQDQKKPRNRRNHQPETYRHT, encoded by the exons AGCTGAAGGCGACGGGCACGGCGCACTTCTTCAACTTCCTCCTCAACTCCAGCGACTACCGCATCCTGCTGAAAGACGAGGACCACGACCGCATGTACGTGGGCAGCAAGGACTACGTCCTCTCGCTGGACCTCCACGACATCAACCGCGAGCCCCTCATC ATCCACTGGCCCGCCTCCCAGCAGAGGATTGAGGAGTGCATCCTGTCAGGCAAGAACAGCAAC GGGGAGTGCGGCAACTTCATCCGCCTGATCCAGCCCTGGAACCGGACCCACCTCTACGTGTGCGGCACCGGCGCCTACAACCCCATCTGCGCCTTCGTCAACCGTGGGCGCAAAGCCCAG GATTATATCTTCTACCTGGAGCCAGACAAGCTAGAGTCGGGCAAGGGGAAGTGTTCTTACGACCCCAAAGTAGACACCGTCTCTGCATTAATAA ATGAAGAGCTCTATGCTGGCGTCTACATCGACTTCATGGGCACGGACGCAGCCATCTTCCGCACCATGGGCAAGCAGACAGCCATGAGGACAGACCAGTACAATTCACGCTGGCTCAACG ACCCGGCCTTTGTCCGCGCCCAGCTCATCCCCGACAGCAGCGAGAGGAACGACGACAAGCTCTACTTCTTCTTCCGAGAGAAGTCGGCCGATGCCCCGCTGAGCCCTGGAGTCTATTCCCGCATCGGGCGCATTTGCCTG AACGACGACGGGGGCCACTGCTGCCTCGTGAACAAGTGGAGCACCTTCCTGAAGGCCCGGCTCGTCTGCTCCGTGCCGGGACCCGACGGGATTGAAACGCACTTCGACGAGCTCC AGGACGTCTTCATCCAGCAGACTCAGGACACCAAGAACCCCATTATCTACGCCGTGTTCTCCGCTTCAGG GTCGGTCTTCAAGGGCTCTGCCGTGTGTGTCTACTCGATGGCCGACATCCGCATGGTCTTCAACGGGCCCTTCGCACACAAGGAGGGACCCAACTACCAGTGGATGCCCTACACGGGCAAAATGCCCTACCCCCGGCCGGGCACT TGCCCCGGGGGGACCTTCACCCCGTCCATGAAGTCGACCAAGGACTACCCTGACGAAGTGATCAACTTCATGCGCGCACACCCGCTGATGTACCACGCCGTCTACCCCACCCACCGCCAGCCGCTGGTGGTCCGCACCAATGTCAACTACCGCTTCACCACCGTGGCCGTCGACCAGGTGGACGCGGCAGACGGGCGCTATGAGGTGCTTTTCCTGGGCACAG ATCGGGGCACTGTGCAGAAGGTCATCGTGCTCCCCCGGGATGACATGGAGACGGAGGAGCTCATGCTGGAGGAGATTGAGGTGTTCAAG GTGCCGGCACCCATCAAGACGATGACCATCTCCTCCAAGAG GCAACAGCTGTACGTGTCCTCGGCCGTAGGCGTGACCCACCTGGCCCTGCACCGCTGCGACGTGTACGGGGAAGCCTGTGCCGACTGCTGCCTGGCCCGGGACCCCTACTGCGCCTGGGACGGCAACGCCTGCACCCGCTACTCCGCCTCCTCCAAGAG GCGGAGCCGGCGGCAGGACGTCCGGCACGGCAACCCCATCCGCCAGTGCCGAGGCTACAACTCCAACG CTAACAAGAACGCAGTGGAGGCTGTGCAGTACGGGGTGGAGGGCAGCACCGCCTTCCTGGAGTGCCAGCCCCGCTCGCCCCAGGCCAGCATCAAGTGGCTGCTGCAGAAGGACAACAGCGACCGGCGGAAAGAG CTGCGGGTGGAAGGCCGGGTGCTGCGGACGGAGCAGGGCTTGCTGCTGCGCGCCCTCCAGCTTGCCGACAGCGGCCTCTACTCCTGCACCGCCACCGAGAACAACTTCAAGCACACGGTGACCAAAGTGCAGCTCCGTGTCCTCAGCAGCCGTGCCGTCCATGCCGTGCTGGTCCAGGCGGAGACCCCCCCTGGCCTGCCGGGTGCCCCCACTCCCCGCTACCAggacctgctgcagctcctcaccCAGCCTGAAATGGGACTCCTGGACCAGTACTGCCAGGGCTACTGGCGGCACACGGccgccagccccccccagccGCTGGCTGGCCTCAAAGCCAAGGAGCAGCAGGACCAGAAGAAGCCTCGAAACCGCCGGAATCACCAGCCAGAGACCTACAGGCATACATGA
- the LOC128137806 gene encoding semaphorin-3F-like isoform X1, giving the protein MPVVGVLLWATLLTLGWRAAHAKDHGFATPRVQLSFKELKATGTAHFFNFLLNSSDYRILLKDEDHDRMYVGSKDYVLSLDLHDINREPLIIHWPASQQRIEECILSGKNSNGECGNFIRLIQPWNRTHLYVCGTGAYNPICAFVNRGRKAQGFPPSQPGGRESRSTDGPLSPRPAQSKDYIFYLEPDKLESGKGKCSYDPKVDTVSALINEELYAGVYIDFMGTDAAIFRTMGKQTAMRTDQYNSRWLNDPAFVRAQLIPDSSERNDDKLYFFFREKSADAPLSPGVYSRIGRICLNDDGGHCCLVNKWSTFLKARLVCSVPGPDGIETHFDELQDVFIQQTQDTKNPIIYAVFSASGSVFKGSAVCVYSMADIRMVFNGPFAHKEGPNYQWMPYTGKMPYPRPGTCPGGTFTPSMKSTKDYPDEVINFMRAHPLMYHAVYPTHRQPLVVRTNVNYRFTTVAVDQVDAADGRYEVLFLGTDRGTVQKVIVLPRDDMETEELMLEEIEVFKVPAPIKTMTISSKRQQLYVSSAVGVTHLALHRCDVYGEACADCCLARDPYCAWDGNACTRYSASSKRRSRRQDVRHGNPIRQCRGYNSNANKNAVEAVQYGVEGSTAFLECQPRSPQASIKWLLQKDNSDRRKELRVEGRVLRTEQGLLLRALQLADSGLYSCTATENNFKHTVTKVQLRVLSSRAVHAVLVQAETPPGLPGAPTPRYQDLLQLLTQPEMGLLDQYCQGYWRHTAASPPQPLAGLKAKEQQDQKKPRNRRNHQPETYRHT; this is encoded by the exons AGCTGAAGGCGACGGGCACGGCGCACTTCTTCAACTTCCTCCTCAACTCCAGCGACTACCGCATCCTGCTGAAAGACGAGGACCACGACCGCATGTACGTGGGCAGCAAGGACTACGTCCTCTCGCTGGACCTCCACGACATCAACCGCGAGCCCCTCATC ATCCACTGGCCCGCCTCCCAGCAGAGGATTGAGGAGTGCATCCTGTCAGGCAAGAACAGCAAC GGGGAGTGCGGCAACTTCATCCGCCTGATCCAGCCCTGGAACCGGACCCACCTCTACGTGTGCGGCACCGGCGCCTACAACCCCATCTGCGCCTTCGTCAACCGTGGGCGCAAAGCCCAG GGGTTTCCGCCGAGCCAGCCGGGAGGCCGGGAAAGCAGATCCACCGACGGCCCCCTCAGCCCGAGACCAGCACAAAGCAAG GATTATATCTTCTACCTGGAGCCAGACAAGCTAGAGTCGGGCAAGGGGAAGTGTTCTTACGACCCCAAAGTAGACACCGTCTCTGCATTAATAA ATGAAGAGCTCTATGCTGGCGTCTACATCGACTTCATGGGCACGGACGCAGCCATCTTCCGCACCATGGGCAAGCAGACAGCCATGAGGACAGACCAGTACAATTCACGCTGGCTCAACG ACCCGGCCTTTGTCCGCGCCCAGCTCATCCCCGACAGCAGCGAGAGGAACGACGACAAGCTCTACTTCTTCTTCCGAGAGAAGTCGGCCGATGCCCCGCTGAGCCCTGGAGTCTATTCCCGCATCGGGCGCATTTGCCTG AACGACGACGGGGGCCACTGCTGCCTCGTGAACAAGTGGAGCACCTTCCTGAAGGCCCGGCTCGTCTGCTCCGTGCCGGGACCCGACGGGATTGAAACGCACTTCGACGAGCTCC AGGACGTCTTCATCCAGCAGACTCAGGACACCAAGAACCCCATTATCTACGCCGTGTTCTCCGCTTCAGG GTCGGTCTTCAAGGGCTCTGCCGTGTGTGTCTACTCGATGGCCGACATCCGCATGGTCTTCAACGGGCCCTTCGCACACAAGGAGGGACCCAACTACCAGTGGATGCCCTACACGGGCAAAATGCCCTACCCCCGGCCGGGCACT TGCCCCGGGGGGACCTTCACCCCGTCCATGAAGTCGACCAAGGACTACCCTGACGAAGTGATCAACTTCATGCGCGCACACCCGCTGATGTACCACGCCGTCTACCCCACCCACCGCCAGCCGCTGGTGGTCCGCACCAATGTCAACTACCGCTTCACCACCGTGGCCGTCGACCAGGTGGACGCGGCAGACGGGCGCTATGAGGTGCTTTTCCTGGGCACAG ATCGGGGCACTGTGCAGAAGGTCATCGTGCTCCCCCGGGATGACATGGAGACGGAGGAGCTCATGCTGGAGGAGATTGAGGTGTTCAAG GTGCCGGCACCCATCAAGACGATGACCATCTCCTCCAAGAG GCAACAGCTGTACGTGTCCTCGGCCGTAGGCGTGACCCACCTGGCCCTGCACCGCTGCGACGTGTACGGGGAAGCCTGTGCCGACTGCTGCCTGGCCCGGGACCCCTACTGCGCCTGGGACGGCAACGCCTGCACCCGCTACTCCGCCTCCTCCAAGAG GCGGAGCCGGCGGCAGGACGTCCGGCACGGCAACCCCATCCGCCAGTGCCGAGGCTACAACTCCAACG CTAACAAGAACGCAGTGGAGGCTGTGCAGTACGGGGTGGAGGGCAGCACCGCCTTCCTGGAGTGCCAGCCCCGCTCGCCCCAGGCCAGCATCAAGTGGCTGCTGCAGAAGGACAACAGCGACCGGCGGAAAGAG CTGCGGGTGGAAGGCCGGGTGCTGCGGACGGAGCAGGGCTTGCTGCTGCGCGCCCTCCAGCTTGCCGACAGCGGCCTCTACTCCTGCACCGCCACCGAGAACAACTTCAAGCACACGGTGACCAAAGTGCAGCTCCGTGTCCTCAGCAGCCGTGCCGTCCATGCCGTGCTGGTCCAGGCGGAGACCCCCCCTGGCCTGCCGGGTGCCCCCACTCCCCGCTACCAggacctgctgcagctcctcaccCAGCCTGAAATGGGACTCCTGGACCAGTACTGCCAGGGCTACTGGCGGCACACGGccgccagccccccccagccGCTGGCTGGCCTCAAAGCCAAGGAGCAGCAGGACCAGAAGAAGCCTCGAAACCGCCGGAATCACCAGCCAGAGACCTACAGGCATACATGA
- the GNAT1 gene encoding guanine nucleotide-binding protein G(t) subunit alpha-1 translates to MGAGASAEEKHSRELEKKLKEDAEKDARTVKLLLLGAGESGKSTIVKQMKIIHQDGYSLEECLEFIAIIYSNTLQSMLAIVRAMTTLNIQYGDSARQDDARKLLHISDTIEEGTMPKELSDIIGRLWKDTGIQACFDRASEYQLNDSAGYYLSDLERLVTPGYVPTEQDVLRSRVKTTGIIETQFSFKDLNFRMFDVGGQRSERKKWIHCFEGVTCIIFIAALSAYDMVLVEDDEVNRMHESLHLFNSICNHRYFATTSIVLFLNKKDVFMEKIKKAHLSICFPDYDGPNTYDDAGNYIKLQFLELNMRRDVKEIYSHMTCATDTENVKFVFDAVTDIIIKENLKDCGLF, encoded by the exons ATGGGTGCCGGGGCCAGCGCCGAGGAGAAGCACTCCCGCGAGCTGGAGAAGAAGCTCAAGGAGGACGCTGAGAAGGATGCCAGGACCGTCAAGCTGCTGCTACTGG GAGCAGGGGAGTCGGGGAAGAGCACCATCGTCAAGCAGATGAA GATCATCCACCAGGATGGTTACTCACTGGAGGAATGCCTGGAGTTCATCGCCATCATCTACAGCAACACGCTCCAGTCCATGCTGGCCATCGTGCGGGCCATGACCACCCTCAACATCCAGTATGGGGACTCGGCTCGCCAG GACGATGCCCGCAAGCTTCTGCACATCTCGGACACCATTGAGGAAGGCACCATGCCCAAGGAGTTGTCAGACATCATCGGGCGGCTCTGGAAGGACACAGGCATCCAAGCCTGCTTTGACCGCGCCTCTGAGTACCAGCTCAATGACTCGGCTGGCTA CTACCTGTCAGACCTGGAGCGCCTGGTGACTCCCGGCTACGTCCCCACGGAGCAGGACGTGCTGCGCTCTCGTGTCAAGACCACTGGCATCATTGAGACCCAGTTCTCCTTCAAAGACCTCAACTTCAG GATGTTTGATGTGGGTGGCCAGCGCTCGGAGCGGAAGAAGTGGATCCACTGCTTCGAGGGGGTGACCTGCATCATCTTCATCGCGGCCCTCAGCGCCTACGACATGGTGCTGGTGGAGGATGACGAAGTG AACCGCATGCACGAGAGCCTGCACCTCTTCAATAGCATCTGCAACCACCGCTACTTCGCCACCACCTCCATCGTCCTCTTCCTCAACAAGAAGGATGTCTTCATGGAGAAGATCAAGAAGGCCCATCTCAGCATCTGCTTTCCCGACTACGACG GTCCCAACACCTACGACGACGCGGGTAACTACATCAAGCTGCAGTTCCTGGAGCTGAACATGCGGCGGGACGTGAAGGAGATCTACTCCCACATGACCTGCGCCACCGATACCGAGAACGTCAAGTTCGTCTTTGACGCCGTCACCGACATCATCATCAAGGAGAACCTCAAGGACTGCGGGCTCTTctga
- the LOC128137809 gene encoding guanine nucleotide-binding protein G(i) subunit alpha-2, with amino-acid sequence MGCTVSAEDKAAAERSRMIDKNLREDGEKAAREVKLLLLGAGESGKSTIVKQMKIIHEDGYSEEECRQYKAVVYSNTIQSIMAIIKAMGNLQIDFGDSSRADDARQLFALSCTAEEQGIMPEDLANVIRRLWADNGVQACFNRSREYQLNDSAAYYLNDLERIARTDYIPTQQDVLRTRVKTTGIVETHFTFKDLHFKMFDVGGQRSERKKWIHCFEGVTAIIFCVALSAYDLVLAEDEEMNRMHESMKLFDSICNNKWFTDTSIILFLNKKDLFEEKIVHSPLTICFPEYTGANKYDEAAGYIQSKFEDLNKRKDTKEIYTHFTCATDTKNVQFVFDAVTDVIIKNNLKDCGLF; translated from the exons atgggcTGCACCGTGAGCGCCGAGGACAAGGCGGCCGCCGAGCGCTCCCGCATGATCGACAAGAACCTGCGGGAGGATGGCGAGAAGGCGGCGCGGGaggtgaagctgctgctgcttg GTGCCGGCGAGTCTGGGAAGAGCACCATTGTCAAACAGATGAA gatCATCCACGAGGATGGCTACTCAGAGGAGGAGTGCCGGCAGTACAAAGCCGTGGTCTACAGCAACACCATCCAGTCCATCATGGCCATCATCAAGGCGATGGGGAACCTGCAGATTGACTTTGGAGACTCCTCCAGAGCG gaTGATGCTCGGCAGCTCTTTGCGCTCTCCTGCACCGCCGAGGAGCAGGGCATCATGCCAGAGGACCTGGCCAACGTGATCCGGAGGCTGTGGGCTGACAACGGGGTCCAGGCTTGTTTTAATCGCTCCCGAGAGTACCAGCTGAACGACTCCGCTGCCTA ctaCCTGAACGACCTGGAGAGGATAGCCCGTACCGACTACATCCCCACCCAGCAGGACGTGCTGCGCACCAGGGTGAAGACCACCGGCATCGTAGAGACCCACTTCACCTTCAAGGACCTGCATTTCAA GATGTTTGATGTGGGCGGCCAGCGCTCAGAGCGGAAAAAGTGGATCCACTGCTTCGAGGGGGTGACGGCCATCATTTTCTGCGTGGCCCTGAGTGCCTACGACCTGGTGCTGGCTGAAGACGAGGAGATG AACCGGATGCACGAGAGCATGAAGCTCTTCGACAGCATCTGCAACAACAAGTGGTTCACGGACACGtccatcatcctcttcctcaaCAAGAAGGACCTCTTTGAGGAGAAGATCGTGCACAGCCCCCTGACCATCTGCTTCCCCGAGTACACAG gggcCAATAAGTACGACGAGGCGGCCGGCTACATCCAGAGCAAGTTCGAGGACCTGAACAAGCGGAAGGACACCAAGGAGATCTACACCCACTTCACCTGTGCCACCGACACCAAGAACGTGCAGTTCGTCTTCGACGCCGTCACCGACGTCATCATCAAAAACAACCTGAAGGACTGCGGGCTCTTCTGA